The following coding sequences are from one Homalodisca vitripennis isolate AUS2020 chromosome 7, UT_GWSS_2.1, whole genome shotgun sequence window:
- the LOC124365925 gene encoding BET1 homolog: protein MRRAHAGNYYDPLPTQYDGDAMEEANEQMTSELKEKIGALKSLSIDIGNEVKMQDRLLRDLDNDFERTGGFLGNTMNRVIRLAKGSHNYYIFYLFLFSIVVFFILYVVLKFR from the coding sequence ATGAGGCGAGCTCATGCAGGCAACTATTACGATCCTCTGCCTACACAGTACGATGGTGACGCTATGGAGGAGGCAAACGAACAGATGACATCGGAGCTGAAAGAGAAGATCGGTGCCCTCAAATCCTTATCGATTGACATCGGAAATGAAGTCAAGATGCAAGACAGACTTTTACGCGATTTGGATAATGACTTTGAAAGGACCGGAGGCTTTTTAGGGAACACAATGAATCGAGTAATCCGTTTAGCAAAGGGCAGTCACAATTACTACATCTTCTACTTGTTCTTGTTTTCTATTGTTGTGTTTTTTATCTTATATGTTGTCCTCAAGTTTAGGTGA